Genomic window (Pseudovibrio brasiliensis):
AACTGGGCAACCGCCTACGACATCCCCGCTGTAAAAGCGAACCACATTGTCTTGGAGAAGTTCCCCCAGACATACCGCGGTAGCGGCCTTATGCTGGGCTTCATCCTCAATACACGCAAAGAGAAGTTTCAGGACCGCCGCGTTCGCCGCGCACTGAACTATGCTCTCAACTTTGAGGAAATGAACCGGACAATCTTCTTCGATCAATACAGCCGGTTCACCAGCTACTTTGACGGCACCAAGTTGGCCTCAGCAGGCCTGCCTGAAGGGCGTGAGTTGGAAATCCTGAAATCCCTGAAATCGCCAGTACCTACTGAAGTTTTTACGGAGCCCTATGAAAACCCGGTTTCTGAAGATGCCCGTCAGGAACGCACCAATCTGAGAAAAGCAATCGGCCTTCTCAGAGAAGCTGGCTACGTTCAAAAGCAAGGCAAGCTGGTCAACAAAGAAACTGGTGAACCGTTCACCATCGAGTACTTGCTGAACGGTGGCCGTTTTGAGCGTGTAGCTCTGCGTTATCAGGCATCCCTGAAGAAGCTTGGCATTGATCTGCAACTGCGCGTCGTCGATAGCTCGCAATACGTAAACCGTGTCCGCAGTCGTGATTTCGGCATGATCTACACCGGCTGGGCCCAGTCTTTGTCTCCAGGTAATGAGCAGAGAGAATACTGGGGCTCTAACGCCGCTGATAGTGAAGCCTCCCAGAACTACGCTGGTATCAAGAACCCTGCAATCGACGAGCTGATCGAGATCATCATCAACTCTCATGATCGCGATGATCTAGTCGCGGCCACAAAGGCTCTGGACCGTATCCTGATGTGGGAGCAGTACGTTGTGCCGGGTTGGACCTCCCCATTCAGCCGTGTCGCTCGTTGGGATCGTTTCTCCCATCCAAAGCAACTTCCTGAGTTCAGCATCGGCTTCCCAACCGTTTGGTGGTGGGACGAAGAAAAAGCGAAGAAAATACAGGAGGCCAATTGATGACGCTAAGCCATATCAATAGACGCAGCTTCCTGCAGTTCAGTGCAGCCACAGCTGCAGCGTTCCTCGTTCCGGGGGGCGCGTTGCCTGTGCAGGCTGGCACTTGGAGCCATGGTCTGTCCGTCTTTGGTGATCTGAAATATCCAGCCGACTTTACGTCATTCGATTACGTCAATCCGGAAGCGCCAGTTGGCGGCAAGATTGTCATGACGGCTCCAAGCTGGGGCTATAATCAGAACCCACAGACCTTCAACACGTTCAACACCTTCATTCTCAAAGGTGATGCCCCACCACGTATGGAGCGCTGCTTCGACAGCCTGATGGTCCGCGCCTATGATGAGCCGGATGCGGTGTACGGCTTGGTTGCTGAAAACGCGATGGTCTCAGAAGACGGCAACTTCGTCACCTTCAAGATCCGCCCGGAAGCCCGCTTCCATGACGGGTCGGTGCTCAATGCGGAAGATGTGGTCTTCAGCCTGATGACCCTGAAGGAGAAGGGCCACCCGATAATCAGTCAGTCCATCAAGGAGATGGTTTCTGCAACTGCACCGGATGAGCACACTGTCACGGTAGCCTTTTCGGGCAATCACAGTAGGCAACTTCCCCTTTTGATAGCAACTCTCCCTATCTTCTCGAAGAACTACTACACTCGCTATAACTTTGAAGCCTCAACGTTAACGCCGCCATTGTCTTCCGGGCCGTATATGGTGGGTCGCTATGAGATTGGTCGTTACATCGAGTACAAGAAGGTTGAGAACTACTGGGCAAAAGATCTACCGGTAACAAAGGGTCACCACAACTTCGAGATCATTCGCCTCGATTTCTTCCGTGATCGTCAGGCAACCTTCGAGGCCTTCAAAAAGGGCCGATTGACCTTCCATGAGGAGTTTTCCTCCAAAACATGGGCAACGGAATACAACTTCCCGGCACTCACAGAAGGACGCGTTGTAAAGAAAGAGTTCGCCATCCGCCTCCCATCCGGAGCGCAGGGCTGGTTCCTGAACATGCGGAAAGAGAAGTTCGCGAACCCGAAAGTTCGTGAGGCACTGGGCTACGCGTTTGACTTTGAATGGTCTAACTCAGCCTTGTTCTATGATCTTTACACCAGAACGCAGTCTTTCTTCGAAAACTCTGAGATGAAAGCAGTTGGCCAGCCAAGTGAAGCAGAGTTGGCCTTGCTGGAGCCTTTCAAGAAGGACTTGCCGCCAGAGGTCTTCGGTGAAGCGATCACACAGCCGATTTCCAACGGTTCTGGTCAGGATCGCAAACTTCTCAGAGAAGCATCTCTCCTGCTGAAGGAAGCAGGTTACTACAGGCGTGGCGAGCAACTGGTTGGCCCTGATGGAAAACAGTTGGTAATGGAGTTTCTCTCCAACTCGCCTGCTTTCGAACGAATTGTACTGCCATACGTCAAGAATCTCAGACTGTTAGGCATTGAAGCAAGCTTCCGGGTTGTCGATCCAGCACAGTTTCAGAAGCGTGTAGATGATTTTGATTATGATATTGTTGGGCATCGTTTCGCGTTGACGCCAACGCTTGGACCAAGCATCCGCAATTTCTGGACATCATCAGCTGCTGAAACCTTCGGATCTTACAATTTGTCAGGCATCAAGGTGCCTGCGGTCGATGATCTGGTGGAAAAAGCGCTCAATGCGTCGTCGCGTGAGGAAATGATAACCGCTGCCAGAGCATTGGATAGAGTTCTGCGAGCAGGCTTCTATTGGGTGCCTCAGTGGTTCAAAGCCTTCCACACAGTCGCTGTCTGGGACATGTTCGGCATTCCGAATGACATGCCTGCCTACGACTTCCCCGTTGAAACAACGTGGTGGGTAGACTCGGAAAAAGCCGCTCGCATCGGCAAGGAAAGTTAGGGACAAAAGAAGCCCATGGGCGCCTATATTCTGCGTAGATTGCTTTTGATGATCCCGACCCTCATCGGCATCATGGCGATTAATTTTGTCATTATCCAGTTTGCACCGGGCGGACCAATTGAACAGGTCATCGCGCAGCTGCAAGGGGATAGTGTATCAGCAACCAGCCGCATCTCAGGTGGTGGCAGTGATTTTGGCAGCTCGGCTGCCGCCAATCAGGGCAGTGGAGACAGCGCAGGATCGAAGTATCGCGGTGCTCAGGGGCTTGATCCTGAGTTCATCAAAGAGCTTGAAGCCCAGTTTGGTTTTGACAAACCACCGCTGGAACGCTTTGGCCGGATGATTTTAGATTACGCCACCTTTAACTTCGGGGAGAGCTACTTCCGCGATATTGCCGTTGTCGATCTAATCGTCGAAAAGCTCCCGGTTTCTATCTCGCTTGGGCTCTGGATGACGCTGATTTCCTACGGAATCTCCATCCCGCTGGGCATCCGTAAAGCAGTCAAGGATGGCACCTCGTTTGATGTCTGGACCTCCAGCATCATCATTGTCGGCTATGCAATTCCGGGCTTCCTCTTCGCAATAATGCTGATCGTTCTGTTCGCAGGTGGCTCCTTCTGGGATTTCTTCCCCCTCAGGGGCCTCACCTCAGAAGGCTGGAGCGATATGTCGTGGCCGGAACGTATCCTCGACTACTTCTGGCATTTGGTACTGCCACTGACAGCAATGGCGCTCTCAGCCTTCGCGACAACAACGCTTTTGACCAA
Coding sequences:
- a CDS encoding microcin C ABC transporter permease YejB, which encodes MGAYILRRLLLMIPTLIGIMAINFVIIQFAPGGPIEQVIAQLQGDSVSATSRISGGGSDFGSSAAANQGSGDSAGSKYRGAQGLDPEFIKELEAQFGFDKPPLERFGRMILDYATFNFGESYFRDIAVVDLIVEKLPVSISLGLWMTLISYGISIPLGIRKAVKDGTSFDVWTSSIIIVGYAIPGFLFAIMLIVLFAGGSFWDFFPLRGLTSEGWSDMSWPERILDYFWHLVLPLTAMALSAFATTTLLTKNSFLDEIRKQYVQTARAKGLTERQVLYGHVFRNAMLIVVAGFPGAFISAFFAGSLLIETIFSLDGLGLLGFESALNRDYAVMFATLYIFSLMGLLVNLISDLTYTWIDPRIDFESREV
- a CDS encoding ABC transporter substrate-binding protein; the encoded protein is MTLSHINRRSFLQFSAATAAAFLVPGGALPVQAGTWSHGLSVFGDLKYPADFTSFDYVNPEAPVGGKIVMTAPSWGYNQNPQTFNTFNTFILKGDAPPRMERCFDSLMVRAYDEPDAVYGLVAENAMVSEDGNFVTFKIRPEARFHDGSVLNAEDVVFSLMTLKEKGHPIISQSIKEMVSATAPDEHTVTVAFSGNHSRQLPLLIATLPIFSKNYYTRYNFEASTLTPPLSSGPYMVGRYEIGRYIEYKKVENYWAKDLPVTKGHHNFEIIRLDFFRDRQATFEAFKKGRLTFHEEFSSKTWATEYNFPALTEGRVVKKEFAIRLPSGAQGWFLNMRKEKFANPKVREALGYAFDFEWSNSALFYDLYTRTQSFFENSEMKAVGQPSEAELALLEPFKKDLPPEVFGEAITQPISNGSGQDRKLLREASLLLKEAGYYRRGEQLVGPDGKQLVMEFLSNSPAFERIVLPYVKNLRLLGIEASFRVVDPAQFQKRVDDFDYDIVGHRFALTPTLGPSIRNFWTSSAAETFGSYNLSGIKVPAVDDLVEKALNASSREEMITAARALDRVLRAGFYWVPQWFKAFHTVAVWDMFGIPNDMPAYDFPVETTWWVDSEKAARIGKES
- a CDS encoding extracellular solute-binding protein; amino-acid sequence: MRTKLYSSLTGLALALASLTSSAAIAETNEPEWRYADSLISTPQMPKGFKHFPYVNPDAPKGGRVRLSTTGTYDSLNLVASKGVRAGGLGLIYDTLMTPSMSESSTEYGLIADAMKYPDDYAWVVYRLRPDARWHDGKPITTEDVGWSFDQWTTQDPSRKYYYRHVTGYDILSPTEIRFNFDKPGNREAPQILGSLYIMPKHWWTGKDADGNPRDISRGTLEVPLGSGPYQIGKVVPGRSISFDRVEDYWAKDLNVNVGSNNFDTIAYDYYRDETVQLEAFKADRFDWRTETTAKNWATAYDIPAVKANHIVLEKFPQTYRGSGLMLGFILNTRKEKFQDRRVRRALNYALNFEEMNRTIFFDQYSRFTSYFDGTKLASAGLPEGRELEILKSLKSPVPTEVFTEPYENPVSEDARQERTNLRKAIGLLREAGYVQKQGKLVNKETGEPFTIEYLLNGGRFERVALRYQASLKKLGIDLQLRVVDSSQYVNRVRSRDFGMIYTGWAQSLSPGNEQREYWGSNAADSEASQNYAGIKNPAIDELIEIIINSHDRDDLVAATKALDRILMWEQYVVPGWTSPFSRVARWDRFSHPKQLPEFSIGFPTVWWWDEEKAKKIQEAN